In the genome of Thiohalobacter sp., the window CGGTGGTTACCCCTTCGGCGGCCTCGATGCTGACCGTGAAGGCGGTACCCAGCGCGGCGCTGTTGTCCTGCACCATGGGATTCAGCCCCAGCTGCCGGCAGCGCTCGCGGGTCAGGGTCAGGCAGATCAGCCCCCGGCCATACCTGGCCATGAAGTTGATGTCTTCAGGCGTGACCGCGCTGGCGGCCATCACCAGGTCGCCCTCGTTCTCGCGGTCCTCGTCATCCATGAGGATGACCATCTTGCCCTGACGGATATCCTCGATCAGTTCTTCGGTCGTGTTCAGCGCCATGTCTTCTTCCGGTGAGGGGTGAGGCGTGAGGGCGTGGAGAGAACATCCCTACTGGCCTGCGCATCACGCCTCTTGCCTCACTCCTTCAGAAATCCGTGTTCGGCGAGGAAGGCCTCGCCGAGGCCGCCCCCGGCCGCTGCCCGCTCGCCGAGCAGCAGTCGTTCCAGGTAACGGGCTATGATATCCGCTTCCAGATTCACTTTCCGCCCCGGCCGGTATTCGTCGAGGGTGGTTTCAGCCAGGGTGTGGGGCACGATGTTCAGGTCGAACAGGGCGCCGTCGACGGCGTTCACTGTCAGGCTGACCCCGTCGACGCAGATCGAACCCTTTTCCGCGATGTACTTCGCCAGCGCCGCCGGCGCCCGGATGCGGAAGCGCTCCGAGCGTCCGTCGCTGCGGCGTTCCACCACCTCGCCCACGCCATCTACGTGGCCGCTGACCAGGTGTCCGCCCAGCCGGGTGGTCGGCAGCAGGGCCTTTTCCAGATTCACCCGCGTGCCCACGCGAAAGTCCCCGAATACGGTACGCGCCAGCGTCTCGCCCGAGACATCCGCCCGGAAGCCGTCGCCGGGCAGCTCGACCGCCGTCAGACAGACACCGGACACGGCAATGCTGTCGCCGGGCGCCACGTCCGACAGGTCCAGCTTGCCGGTGCGAACCCGCACCCGCAGGTCCGCGCCCTTCGGCTCCAGTGCGGCGATCTCGCCCACGGCCTCGATGATTCCGGTGAACATGGTCTGCTTCCTGTCAACGTTTCCACGATAGCCACTGAATCCACGGGATCCACCGGCATCCACTATTCAAACACACTGTCCGGCATACTCGGGTTCAGTGAGTTCAGTGGATTCCGTGGCCGTTTCTCTCATTCCGATCCGATAGCCACTGAATCCACGGGATCCACCGGCATTCACTATTCAAACACACTGTCCGGCATAGTCGGGTTCAGTGGGTTCGGTGGATTCCGTGGCCGTTTCTCTCATTCCGATCCGACAGCACTGGATCCACGGGATCCATCCGCTTTCACTATTCAGGCACACTGCCCGGCCCATGCGGTCTCAGTGGATTCGGCGGATTCCGTGGCCATCGATCAACGCGGCTCCGGTACCGCCGTGATCCGCCAGTCATGG includes:
- a CDS encoding riboflavin synthase, which produces MFTGIIEAVGEIAALEPKGADLRVRVRTGKLDLSDVAPGDSIAVSGVCLTAVELPGDGFRADVSGETLARTVFGDFRVGTRVNLEKALLPTTRLGGHLVSGHVDGVGEVVERRSDGRSERFRIRAPAALAKYIAEKGSICVDGVSLTVNAVDGALFDLNIVPHTLAETTLDEYRPGRKVNLEADIIARYLERLLLGERAAAGGGLGEAFLAEHGFLKE